A single window of Anomaloglossus baeobatrachus isolate aAnoBae1 chromosome 9, aAnoBae1.hap1, whole genome shotgun sequence DNA harbors:
- the GPSM3 gene encoding G-protein-signaling modulator 3 yields MSETGANERSNMAETGTDGQSDARSESPSRSPQFEELESVFLDNASASTEIIGDGERPWRSAPPSPTCERRGLSASCLSLHTEEFLELLSTAQTRRLDEQRALLPDQVLAPKRHLSMPNYRQFSLPCDDKGIVSELQRRRGGSWAGRSRKKKPPSIKIPAQEELYTTILGHQSQRMNDQRSSPPIPQADADLFEILFRLQGNRLDEQRVEMPEALGGACS; encoded by the exons ATGAGCGAGACCGGAGCCAACGAGCGCTCCAACATGGCCGAGACGGGTACAGATGGACAGAGCGACGCTCGAAGCGAG TCTCCTTCGAGGTCCCCACAATTCGAGGAACTGGAGAGTGTTTTCCTAGATAACGCAAGCGCCTCTACAGAGATCATAGGAGACGGCGAGAGACCCTGGAGATCCGCTCCCCCATCCCCAACCTGCGAACGGAGAG GCCTCTCCGCCTCCTGCCTGTCGCTGCACACAGAGGAGTTTCTGGAGCTCCTGTCCACCGCACAGACCCGGCGTCTGGATGAGCAGAGGGCTCTGCTGCCCGACCAGGTCCTGGCACCCAAGAGACACTTATCCATGCCGAATTACCGACAGTTTTCCCTCCCGTGTGATGATAAAGGGATCGTCTCAGAACTGCAGCGAAGGAGAGGCGGGTCGTGGGCCGGACGGAGTCGTAAAAAGAAACCTCCTTCAATCAAAATACCCGCCCAGGAGGAGCTGTATACCACCATCCTAGGACATCAG TCTCAGCGGATGAACGACCAGCGCAGCTCTCCTCCCATTCCGCAGGCGGATGCCGATCTGTTCGAGATCTTATTCCGCCTCCAGGGAAATCGTCTGGACGAACAAAGAGTGGAAATGCCGGAGGCGCTGGGGGGCGCGTGCTCCTAG